Proteins found in one Amycolatopsis umgeniensis genomic segment:
- a CDS encoding ABC transporter substrate-binding protein, whose amino-acid sequence MKRLLAVVMALSLLAGGCSASDDAGPVVVLASWTGPEEKAFRQVLDAFKADTGIDYLYQGTRAVDQVLASDVQRGTPPHVAVLPNAGVLAKYQKSGDLLPLDEDLSAAVTRSFSPQWVALQKIGTQKLYAVAVKADLKSVIWYNPARLTGIRPTTFDGLRAFAAGLTAAGGTPWCVGMGAPPTSGWPGTDWIEDILLHSAGPDKYWRWASGSLKWTSPEVKQAWLDWGSVLEPTAIRGGTAAALLTDFGDAGKPMFTEPPGCVLEHQASFIMSRYQNAKRPDGTFPKPGTDFDFLTFPGRDVSEVSADLAGMFQDTPRARKLIEYLASEKAQRIWPSIPRANAFSANRKLGLDVYPDQVSRKVADTITSGSTLCFDASDLMPASMTGAFHRAVLEYLSNRDRLDILLKQLDDVQTSIQPGEWLRIECGQ is encoded by the coding sequence ATGAAACGGTTGCTGGCCGTGGTGATGGCGCTGTCGCTGCTCGCGGGCGGGTGTTCGGCGTCGGACGACGCCGGGCCGGTCGTCGTCCTCGCGTCGTGGACCGGTCCCGAGGAGAAGGCGTTCCGTCAGGTGCTGGACGCCTTCAAGGCCGACACCGGGATCGACTACCTCTATCAGGGCACCCGTGCCGTCGACCAGGTCCTCGCCTCGGACGTCCAGCGCGGCACGCCGCCGCACGTGGCCGTCCTGCCCAATGCCGGGGTGCTGGCGAAGTACCAGAAGTCGGGCGACCTCCTGCCGCTCGACGAAGACCTCTCCGCCGCCGTGACCCGGTCTTTCAGCCCGCAATGGGTCGCCTTGCAGAAGATCGGCACGCAGAAGCTGTACGCGGTCGCGGTGAAGGCCGATCTCAAGAGCGTGATCTGGTACAACCCGGCCCGGCTGACCGGGATCCGCCCGACGACGTTCGACGGCCTCCGCGCGTTCGCCGCCGGACTGACGGCGGCGGGCGGCACGCCGTGGTGTGTCGGCATGGGCGCCCCGCCCACCTCGGGCTGGCCCGGAACCGACTGGATCGAGGACATCCTGCTGCACTCGGCCGGGCCCGACAAGTACTGGCGATGGGCTTCCGGCAGTCTGAAGTGGACGTCGCCGGAGGTCAAACAGGCTTGGCTGGACTGGGGTTCCGTGCTCGAACCCACCGCGATCCGCGGCGGGACCGCGGCCGCGCTGCTGACCGACTTCGGCGACGCGGGCAAGCCGATGTTCACCGAACCGCCGGGCTGCGTGCTCGAACACCAGGCGTCGTTCATCATGAGTCGTTACCAGAACGCCAAGCGGCCCGACGGGACCTTTCCCAAGCCCGGCACCGATTTCGACTTCCTCACCTTCCCCGGCCGTGACGTCTCCGAGGTCTCCGCCGACCTGGCGGGCATGTTCCAGGACACCCCGCGGGCGCGGAAGCTGATCGAATACCTGGCTTCGGAGAAGGCACAGCGGATCTGGCCGTCGATTCCCCGCGCGAACGCGTTCTCGGCGAACCGGAAGCTCGGCCTCGACGTCTACCCGGACCAGGTGAGCCGGAAGGTCGCGGACACGATCACCTCGGGTTCCACCCTGTGCTTCGACGCCTCCGACCTGATGCCCGCGTCGATGACCGGCGCGTTCCATCGTGCCGTCCTGGAGTACCTGAGCAACCGGGACAGGCTGGACATCCTGCTGAAACAGCTGGACGACGTCCAGACGAGCATCCAGCCCGGCGAGTGGCTGAGAATCGAATGCGGACAGTGA
- a CDS encoding trypsin-like peptidase domain-containing protein, with protein MTSERRRWRVRLRDHRGRILGAGTMLDGEHLLTCAHVIEGHDVVTVDFVALPGVEPGIATIVAQAAPIGDDGGDVALLRLSHPEEQISGAPLHRTALEDGQNVRAYGFPCGSDGMWSLATVVGDGGHGLERVQLHRAPDAEPITHGFSGSAVIADRTGHVVGMVATRYATEAARVSWMIPVETMLGYLPELRRWAEGSPAIDPSFVHRPEPPAIDVLFAREFARWLGGHGRSDVWVIIMGADDSAVAGSLRRAVVLADREHGAGRSASGPTVPPVGSVVLAVDAVGKTADEVRRRISERLDVAADSPAGRHGAGRTVVVYGIDESAEPGKLVGDVLVPLAQRAHELGLRLALAFREESSPGVSVVRSSTDVLPADEDDVEGRLALLETRLAELARLEKDNLSDAPRFADTPEAQARARRLKGALTQLRSAEQDGEPEWVKRHLPACERTVARDAERARDLRRLLDENLARRAELRARLDAYGEMARNSGLVEDVELDAAYAPAWRMLFEGPCDLGAAAAAVEHYADTVRKRIDG; from the coding sequence GTGACTTCCGAGCGCAGACGCTGGCGGGTGCGGCTGCGCGATCATCGTGGGCGGATCCTGGGTGCCGGGACCATGCTCGACGGTGAACACCTCCTCACCTGCGCTCACGTGATCGAAGGCCACGACGTCGTCACGGTGGATTTCGTGGCGCTTCCCGGTGTGGAGCCCGGAATCGCCACGATCGTCGCGCAGGCGGCGCCCATCGGTGACGACGGCGGGGACGTCGCGCTGCTCCGGTTGAGCCATCCGGAGGAGCAGATCTCCGGCGCCCCGCTTCACCGCACCGCTCTCGAGGACGGCCAGAACGTCCGCGCGTACGGCTTCCCGTGCGGCTCGGACGGCATGTGGTCGCTGGCGACCGTCGTCGGGGACGGTGGGCACGGTCTCGAACGCGTCCAGCTGCACCGGGCTCCCGACGCCGAGCCGATCACGCACGGGTTCAGCGGTTCCGCCGTGATCGCCGACAGGACCGGGCACGTCGTCGGCATGGTCGCGACCCGGTACGCGACCGAGGCCGCCCGCGTCTCCTGGATGATCCCGGTCGAGACCATGCTCGGGTACCTGCCGGAACTGCGCCGCTGGGCCGAGGGCAGCCCGGCGATCGACCCGAGTTTCGTCCATCGTCCCGAACCGCCCGCGATCGACGTGCTGTTCGCCCGCGAATTCGCCCGATGGCTCGGCGGGCACGGCCGCTCGGATGTCTGGGTGATCATCATGGGCGCCGACGATTCCGCCGTCGCGGGCTCGTTGCGCCGCGCCGTCGTCCTCGCCGACCGCGAACACGGCGCGGGGCGGAGCGCGTCCGGGCCGACGGTGCCGCCGGTCGGCAGTGTCGTCCTCGCCGTCGACGCGGTCGGCAAGACCGCCGACGAGGTCCGCCGCCGTATCTCCGAACGGCTCGACGTCGCCGCGGACTCGCCCGCCGGCCGCCATGGGGCGGGCCGGACCGTCGTCGTCTACGGGATCGACGAGTCGGCCGAGCCCGGCAAGCTCGTCGGTGACGTCCTCGTGCCGCTCGCCCAGCGCGCACACGAACTCGGCTTGCGTCTCGCACTGGCCTTCCGTGAGGAGAGTTCGCCGGGGGTGAGCGTGGTCCGGTCGAGCACCGACGTCCTGCCCGCCGACGAGGACGACGTCGAAGGTCGTCTCGCCCTGCTGGAGACCAGACTGGCCGAACTCGCCCGGCTGGAGAAGGACAACCTGAGCGACGCGCCCCGGTTCGCCGACACCCCGGAGGCCCAGGCCCGGGCGCGACGGCTGAAAGGCGCGTTGACGCAACTGCGTTCGGCGGAGCAGGACGGCGAACCCGAGTGGGTGAAACGGCACCTGCCCGCGTGTGAACGGACCGTGGCCAGGGACGCGGAACGCGCCCGCGACCTCCGCCGTCTCCTCGACGAGAACCTCGCCCGGCGCGCGGAACTTCGCGCGCGGCTCGACGCGTACGGCGAGATGGCCCGTAACAGCGGGCTCGTCGAGGACGTCGAACTGGACGCCGCCTACGCTCCCGCCTGGCGGATGCTCTTCGAAGGACCGTGCGACCTCGGGGCCGCGGCGGCCGCCGTCGAGCATTACGCGGACACCGTACGGAAACGGATCGACGGATGA
- a CDS encoding hotdog fold thioesterase gives MTEQALESFAGIDPAFAGQQLNDKLGLEISEFSPERVVGSIPVEGNLQPYGLLHGGANAVVAEALGSMVCALNAGTDKATMGLELSCTHHRAVRSGRVTGVATPVHVGRGTVTAEIVLTDDQGRRSCTARLTCVVRERPPGA, from the coding sequence GTGACCGAACAAGCCCTCGAATCCTTCGCCGGGATCGACCCGGCCTTCGCCGGCCAGCAGCTCAACGACAAGCTCGGGCTCGAGATCAGCGAATTCAGCCCCGAACGCGTCGTGGGCAGCATCCCGGTAGAGGGCAATCTCCAGCCCTACGGCCTTCTCCACGGCGGAGCGAACGCCGTCGTCGCCGAGGCGCTCGGCTCGATGGTCTGCGCGCTCAACGCCGGCACCGACAAGGCGACGATGGGGCTCGAACTCTCGTGCACCCACCATCGGGCGGTCCGGTCCGGGCGGGTGACCGGCGTCGCGACGCCGGTGCACGTCGGACGCGGCACCGTCACGGCCGAGATCGTGCTGACCGACGACCAGGGGCGCCGATCCTGCACCGCGCGGCTGACCTGCGTCGTACGGGAGCGCCCACCGGGCGCCTGA
- a CDS encoding CU044_2847 family protein, which yields MNDLARFPLEGGGSVVVEVDPVPGTSRVSRRDDLVEDAKGSFEAALENVKDAAVAALDTFRSMTRGPDEVELKFGVKLTAQAGAVIAKTGLEGNFEVKLKWVREISDPETP from the coding sequence GTGAACGACCTGGCACGGTTCCCGCTCGAAGGCGGCGGTTCGGTGGTCGTCGAGGTCGACCCCGTCCCCGGCACCTCCCGCGTCTCCCGGCGTGACGACCTCGTCGAGGACGCCAAAGGATCGTTCGAGGCGGCGCTCGAGAACGTGAAGGACGCGGCCGTGGCGGCGCTCGACACCTTCCGGTCGATGACCAGGGGACCGGACGAGGTCGAGCTCAAATTCGGTGTCAAGCTGACCGCGCAGGCGGGCGCGGTGATCGCCAAAACGGGGCTGGAGGGGAACTTCGAGGTCAAGCTGAAGTGGGTCCGGGAGATCAGCGACCCGGAGACCCCTTAG
- a CDS encoding VWA domain-containing protein yields the protein MSGEPSLGLEVHQNKFLAEGDRAMTAIVRVVSRGGEATVARTAAEVLMIDCSSSMRFPSTKIGEARRAAAAAIDVLPDGVRFAVIQGTDRAKMIYPAEDGLVTASGQTRAEARAAVEHLAAVGGTAMGAWLAKARDLFEGVPDAVRHAILLTDGRNDSQTRADLMSVLNSCEGRFVCDARGIGDGWEPAELTQIGRVLRGNVDSVVEDDALAEDFRQLVESAMTKVLPEVRLRIGTMPFSRLRSVKQVFPDEYDLTDRCQEIAVREVELSLGSFANEETRDYQLILDLDPDLEPSHGQDRQLAWTELVPLPGATAEEDALAIAGRWTHDPIPPTLVHPMVSKYAAQADLGEALTAGGDAYAAGDRAGAEQDWGRAVALATAAGDEETLSRLAGVVEIVDAEKGAVRLREDATRSHALHVVIPSRVSEIASGQEDRPMSESADAPPATCAVCPALSPAGANFCVGCGTPFDEAVS from the coding sequence ATGAGCGGGGAACCGAGCCTGGGCCTCGAAGTGCACCAGAACAAGTTCCTGGCCGAGGGCGACCGGGCGATGACCGCGATCGTCCGGGTCGTCTCACGTGGCGGCGAGGCGACCGTCGCCAGGACGGCCGCCGAGGTCCTGATGATCGACTGCTCCAGCTCGATGCGCTTCCCCAGCACCAAGATCGGCGAGGCCCGGCGAGCGGCCGCGGCCGCCATCGACGTCCTTCCCGACGGCGTGCGGTTCGCCGTCATCCAGGGCACTGACCGCGCGAAGATGATCTACCCGGCCGAGGACGGCTTGGTGACGGCCTCCGGGCAGACCAGGGCGGAGGCGCGCGCCGCTGTCGAGCACCTCGCGGCTGTCGGCGGCACCGCGATGGGCGCCTGGCTCGCCAAGGCACGCGACCTCTTCGAAGGTGTGCCCGACGCGGTGCGCCACGCGATCCTCCTCACCGACGGCCGCAACGATTCGCAGACCAGGGCCGACCTGATGAGCGTGCTGAACAGCTGCGAGGGCCGGTTCGTCTGCGACGCCAGGGGGATCGGCGACGGTTGGGAACCCGCCGAACTCACCCAGATCGGCAGGGTGCTGCGCGGGAACGTCGACTCCGTCGTCGAGGACGACGCGCTCGCCGAGGACTTCCGGCAGCTCGTCGAGAGCGCGATGACGAAGGTGCTGCCCGAGGTCCGGTTGCGCATCGGCACGATGCCGTTCAGCAGGCTGCGGTCGGTCAAGCAGGTGTTCCCGGACGAGTACGACCTCACCGACCGGTGCCAGGAGATCGCCGTCCGCGAGGTGGAGCTCTCGCTCGGTTCGTTCGCGAACGAGGAGACGCGGGACTACCAGCTGATCCTCGATCTCGATCCCGACCTCGAACCCAGCCACGGCCAAGATCGTCAGCTGGCGTGGACGGAGCTCGTGCCCCTTCCGGGGGCCACGGCCGAGGAAGACGCGCTGGCCATCGCGGGGCGGTGGACCCACGATCCGATCCCGCCGACGCTCGTTCACCCGATGGTCTCGAAGTACGCCGCCCAGGCCGATCTCGGTGAGGCGCTGACAGCCGGTGGCGACGCCTACGCGGCAGGCGACCGGGCCGGGGCCGAACAGGATTGGGGCCGGGCTGTCGCGTTGGCCACCGCCGCGGGTGACGAAGAGACGCTCAGCCGTCTCGCGGGGGTCGTGGAGATCGTCGACGCGGAGAAGGGTGCCGTGCGCCTGCGCGAGGACGCGACGCGCAGCCACGCCTTGCACGTCGTCATCCCGTCGAGGGTTTCGGAAATCGCTTCGGGGCAGGAGGATCGGCCGATGTCCGAATCCGCCGACGCGCCGCCTGCCACCTGCGCCGTCTGTCCCGCGCTGTCCCCGGCCGGGGCGAACTTCTGTGTCGGCTGCGGGACACCGTTCGACGAGGCGGTTTCGTGA
- the polA gene encoding DNA polymerase I encodes MSPSENTTVANATPATAQAERPKLLLIDGHSMAYRAFFALPAENFKTKTGQTTNAVFGFTSMLINLLRDEAPTHLAVAFDLSRKTFRSETFAEYKANRSATPDEFKGQVGLVEDVLKVLGIPALTKENYEADDIIATLTTQATAEGFDVLICTGDRDALQLVTDQVTVLYPKRGVSEMTRFTPEAVEEKYGLTPAQYPDFAALRGDPSDNLPSIPGVGEKTAAKWIRQFGSFNELVDRVDEVKGKVGDALREHLGAVMLNRQLTELIRDVELELGPTGLELRPWDREAVHALFDELEFRVLRDRLFATLQSAEPEAEEGFEVSGAKLDPGALAAWLSAHTGQDKPVGVAFRTTGASVRSDLRAISFAAADGEGAYVDVTAMDAEDDKALTAWLADEKIQKIGHELKIPLHAVRARGWAFAGLVMDTALAAYLVRPGQRTFELDDLALRYLHRELRSEADTGDGQLSLLDGGGAEDLELKEIQAELVKARAVAELAGALTKELEELGGAQLLAELELPLLQVITGLEAAGVAVDIEHLTDLEAHYLSRVTQAADEAYAVIGKQVNLGSPKQLQVILFDELGMPKTKRTKTGYTTDAEALQSLFEKTEHPFLQHLLEHRDATRLRTTVEGLIKSVADDGRIHTTLLQTIAATGRLSSVDPNLQNIPIRTEEGRRIRDAFVVGEGYTELMTADYSQIEMRIMAHLSQDEGLIQAFNSGEDLHTFVASRAFSLPPEEITPELRFRVKAMSYGLAYGLSAYGLSQQLRISTEDAKEQMEAYFSRFGGVRDYLHSVVGDAAKVGYTETIFGRRRYLPDLNSDNRQRREMAERMALNAPIQGSAADIIKVAMLNVHKALTEAKLKSRVLLQVHDELVLEVAEGEREQLEALVRQGMGSAYELAVPLEVSVGYGRSWNDAAH; translated from the coding sequence GTGAGCCCGAGTGAGAACACGACCGTTGCCAACGCCACACCCGCCACCGCACAGGCCGAGCGGCCCAAACTGCTGCTGATCGACGGCCATTCGATGGCGTATCGCGCGTTCTTCGCGCTGCCCGCGGAGAACTTCAAGACGAAGACCGGGCAGACGACGAACGCGGTGTTCGGGTTCACCTCGATGCTCATCAACCTGCTGCGGGACGAAGCGCCGACCCATCTCGCGGTGGCGTTCGACCTCTCCCGCAAGACGTTCCGCTCGGAGACGTTCGCGGAGTACAAGGCCAACCGCAGTGCCACCCCGGACGAGTTCAAGGGTCAGGTCGGGCTGGTCGAGGACGTCCTCAAGGTCCTCGGCATCCCCGCGCTGACCAAGGAGAACTACGAAGCCGACGACATCATCGCCACGCTCACGACACAGGCGACCGCCGAAGGCTTCGACGTCCTCATCTGTACGGGCGACCGTGACGCGCTCCAGCTGGTGACCGACCAGGTCACCGTGCTGTACCCGAAGCGCGGCGTGTCGGAGATGACCCGGTTCACCCCGGAGGCGGTCGAGGAGAAGTACGGCCTCACCCCGGCGCAGTACCCGGACTTCGCCGCGCTGCGTGGAGACCCCTCGGACAACCTGCCCAGCATCCCCGGCGTCGGTGAGAAGACGGCCGCGAAGTGGATCAGGCAGTTCGGCTCCTTCAACGAGCTGGTCGACAGGGTCGACGAGGTCAAGGGCAAGGTCGGCGACGCGCTGCGCGAGCACCTCGGCGCCGTGATGCTGAACCGCCAGCTCACCGAGCTGATCCGCGACGTCGAGCTGGAGCTCGGCCCGACAGGTCTCGAGCTGCGCCCCTGGGATCGCGAAGCCGTCCACGCGCTGTTCGACGAGCTCGAGTTCCGCGTCCTGCGTGACCGCCTCTTCGCCACCCTGCAGAGCGCCGAGCCCGAGGCCGAAGAGGGCTTCGAGGTCAGCGGCGCGAAGCTCGACCCGGGCGCGCTCGCCGCCTGGCTTTCCGCGCACACCGGGCAGGACAAGCCGGTCGGCGTGGCGTTCCGTACCACCGGGGCCTCGGTCCGCTCAGACCTGCGGGCCATCAGCTTCGCGGCGGCGGACGGTGAAGGCGCGTATGTCGACGTCACCGCGATGGACGCCGAGGACGACAAGGCGCTCACCGCCTGGCTGGCCGACGAGAAGATCCAGAAGATCGGCCACGAGCTCAAGATCCCGCTGCACGCCGTCCGCGCGCGCGGCTGGGCGTTCGCCGGGCTCGTCATGGACACCGCGCTCGCGGCGTACCTGGTCCGGCCTGGTCAGCGCACCTTCGAGCTCGACGATCTCGCCCTGCGGTACCTGCACCGCGAGCTGCGGTCCGAGGCCGACACCGGCGACGGTCAGCTGTCCCTGCTCGACGGCGGCGGCGCCGAGGATCTGGAGCTCAAGGAGATCCAGGCCGAGCTGGTCAAGGCCCGCGCGGTCGCCGAGCTGGCGGGCGCGCTGACCAAGGAGCTCGAGGAACTGGGCGGTGCGCAGCTGCTCGCCGAGCTGGAACTGCCGCTCTTGCAGGTCATCACCGGGCTCGAAGCCGCGGGTGTCGCGGTCGACATCGAGCACCTGACGGATCTGGAAGCCCACTACCTCAGCCGGGTCACCCAGGCCGCCGACGAGGCGTACGCGGTCATCGGCAAGCAGGTCAACCTCGGTTCGCCGAAGCAGCTCCAGGTGATCCTGTTCGACGAACTCGGCATGCCGAAGACCAAACGCACGAAGACCGGCTACACCACCGACGCCGAGGCCCTGCAGAGCCTGTTCGAGAAGACCGAGCACCCGTTCCTGCAGCATCTGCTGGAGCACCGGGACGCGACCCGGCTGCGCACCACGGTCGAGGGGTTGATCAAGTCGGTCGCCGACGACGGCCGCATCCACACCACGCTGCTGCAGACGATCGCCGCCACCGGACGGCTCTCGTCGGTCGACCCGAACCTGCAGAACATCCCGATCCGCACCGAGGAAGGCCGCCGCATCCGCGACGCCTTCGTCGTCGGGGAGGGATACACCGAGCTGATGACGGCGGACTACAGCCAGATCGAGATGCGGATCATGGCGCACCTCTCGCAGGACGAAGGGCTGATCCAGGCCTTCAACAGCGGTGAGGACCTGCACACGTTCGTGGCGTCGCGCGCGTTCTCGCTGCCGCCGGAGGAGATCACGCCGGAACTGCGGTTCCGCGTCAAGGCGATGTCGTACGGCCTGGCGTACGGGCTTTCGGCGTACGGGCTTTCGCAGCAGCTGCGAATCTCGACCGAAGACGCCAAGGAACAGATGGAGGCGTATTTCTCCCGTTTCGGCGGCGTGCGCGATTACCTCCATTCGGTCGTGGGCGACGCGGCGAAGGTCGGGTACACCGAAACGATCTTCGGCCGCCGCCGGTATTTGCCGGATCTCAACAGTGACAACCGCCAGCGCCGTGAAATGGCCGAGCGGATGGCGCTCAACGCGCCCATCCAGGGCAGTGCGGCCGACATCATCAAGGTCGCCATGCTCAACGTCCACAAGGCGCTGACCGAGGCGAAGCTGAAGAGCCGCGTGCTGCTCCAGGTCCACGACGAGCTCGTCCTCGAGGTCGCCGAAGGCGAGCGCGAGCAGCTGGAAGCGTTGGTGCGCCAAGGAATGGGCTCGGCGTACGAGCTGGCGGTGCCGCTGGAGGTCTCGGTCGGGTACGGCCGTTCCTGGAACGACGCCGCGCATTAG
- a CDS encoding serine/threonine-protein kinase yields MTQCGREGCPGVLGKTGFCKVCGLPPGTPEEPARREKPTLVIPGPGEAPTRIASTVVTRSPRMAGHATADDRVPLPIVELPAVAGRLLTEPHVPEEERFCGKHGCTTTPVGRSIGGGPAPAEGFCQVCRTPFSFSPKLAAGDVVDGRYHVLGCVARGGLGFVYLATDSGLGDRRVALKGLINTNNTAAVRIAETESRVLTALDHPNIVRILDVVEHDDFRYIVMEFVDGLSLREIKNRGRAGLDSSEGRLLVEHVVAYGREILTALDYLHGEGLLYCDMKPDNVIHGEKRIKLIDFGAIRKIADDESPAVGTEHYQVSPRERAKHGLTVRSDIHTVGVTLRELFQASDGWSVTPDARGVRFGIESFLRVLDRATAPYEERFATAREMLVQLDGVLGEILSLRDKQSRPAGSTLFTEGAVLLDAGLGQPPPLEHWTRGTPVSLGERPTAAEIAVGLPLPREDPADPQVDFLRAVRAPDAARLLKKLDKVPGSVEVEFRRCRAQLELGANVEGALAVARAEQLLGDRALHDWRVAWHRGLLALGAGDFAAAKEKFAAVYRDIPGEEPPKLALGLCEEHLNGAAAAERYYDALWVRDRSQVSAAFGLARVRLLRGNRAAAVEILDQVPEFSRYDEAARIAGVRVLSAPMPGTGDLPLSAELDDAVVRLTALDLDGDALDRLVTAVRETGLAGVLLGQDGITDGAILRAGETGARTVLDKSYRRLAHHAPAPGPHDVLIDLANSVRPVTLV; encoded by the coding sequence ATGACGCAGTGCGGACGAGAAGGCTGCCCGGGTGTGCTCGGCAAGACCGGTTTCTGCAAGGTCTGCGGGCTCCCGCCCGGAACACCGGAAGAGCCCGCGCGGAGGGAAAAGCCGACCCTGGTGATCCCCGGCCCCGGTGAGGCGCCGACCAGGATCGCGAGCACGGTGGTCACCCGTTCCCCGCGGATGGCGGGCCACGCGACCGCCGACGACCGTGTCCCGCTGCCGATCGTCGAACTCCCCGCCGTCGCGGGCCGCCTGCTGACCGAACCGCACGTTCCGGAGGAGGAACGGTTCTGCGGCAAGCACGGTTGCACCACCACCCCGGTCGGCCGCTCGATCGGCGGTGGGCCCGCGCCCGCCGAGGGGTTCTGCCAGGTCTGCCGGACGCCGTTCTCCTTCTCTCCCAAGCTCGCGGCGGGCGACGTGGTCGACGGCCGCTACCACGTACTCGGTTGTGTGGCGCGCGGCGGACTGGGTTTCGTCTACCTGGCAACGGATTCCGGACTCGGCGACAGACGGGTCGCGCTCAAGGGCCTGATCAACACGAACAACACCGCCGCCGTGCGGATCGCCGAGACCGAAAGCCGGGTGCTCACCGCGCTGGACCATCCGAACATCGTCCGGATCCTGGACGTGGTCGAGCACGACGACTTCCGCTACATCGTGATGGAGTTCGTCGACGGGCTTTCCCTGCGGGAGATCAAGAACCGGGGCAGGGCCGGGCTGGATTCCAGCGAGGGACGGCTGCTGGTCGAGCACGTCGTGGCGTACGGACGCGAGATCCTGACCGCGCTCGACTATCTGCACGGCGAGGGCCTGCTGTACTGCGACATGAAGCCGGACAACGTGATCCACGGTGAGAAGCGGATCAAACTCATCGACTTCGGCGCCATCCGCAAGATCGCCGACGACGAAAGCCCGGCGGTCGGAACCGAGCACTATCAGGTGTCGCCGCGGGAACGGGCGAAACACGGGCTCACCGTCCGGTCCGACATCCACACCGTCGGCGTGACGCTGCGGGAGCTCTTCCAGGCCAGCGACGGCTGGTCGGTCACCCCCGACGCACGCGGTGTGCGGTTCGGCATCGAGTCGTTCCTCCGCGTCCTCGACCGCGCGACAGCTCCGTACGAGGAGCGGTTCGCGACCGCGCGAGAGATGCTGGTGCAGCTCGACGGGGTCCTCGGTGAGATCCTTTCCTTGCGGGACAAGCAATCTCGTCCCGCCGGATCGACACTGTTCACCGAAGGAGCGGTCCTGCTCGACGCGGGACTCGGCCAGCCGCCACCCTTGGAGCACTGGACGCGGGGCACTCCCGTCTCGCTCGGCGAACGGCCGACAGCCGCGGAGATCGCCGTCGGCCTGCCGCTGCCGCGTGAGGATCCGGCGGACCCGCAGGTGGACTTCCTCCGCGCCGTCCGCGCGCCCGACGCGGCGCGGTTGCTGAAGAAACTCGACAAGGTGCCCGGTTCGGTCGAGGTCGAGTTCCGCCGCTGCCGGGCGCAGCTGGAACTCGGGGCGAACGTCGAAGGCGCGTTGGCGGTGGCGAGGGCCGAACAGCTGCTCGGCGACCGTGCCCTCCACGACTGGCGGGTGGCGTGGCACCGGGGGCTGCTCGCGCTCGGCGCGGGCGATTTCGCCGCGGCCAAGGAGAAGTTCGCCGCCGTGTACCGCGACATCCCCGGCGAGGAGCCGCCGAAACTCGCGCTGGGCCTCTGCGAGGAGCACCTCAACGGAGCGGCCGCCGCCGAGCGGTACTACGACGCCCTGTGGGTGCGGGACCGGTCCCAGGTCAGTGCCGCGTTCGGGCTCGCGCGGGTCCGGCTGCTGCGCGGCAACCGTGCCGCCGCGGTCGAGATCCTCGACCAGGTCCCGGAATTCTCGCGCTACGACGAGGCCGCGCGGATCGCGGGGGTGCGGGTGCTGTCCGCGCCGATGCCGGGGACCGGGGACCTCCCGCTGTCGGCCGAACTCGACGACGCCGTGGTCCGGCTGACCGCTTTGGACCTCGACGGCGACGCCCTCGACAGGCTGGTGACGGCCGTGCGGGAGACCGGGCTCGCGGGGGTGCTCCTCGGGCAGGACGGGATCACCGACGGCGCGATCCTGCGCGCGGGCGAGACGGGTGCTCGCACGGTACTGGACAAGTCCTACCGGCGGCTCGCCCATCACGCGCCCGCGCCCGGACCGCACGACGTCCTGATCGATCTCGCCAACTCGGTGAGACCGGTGACCCTGGTGTGA